The genomic region CCAGCGCTTATCCGCAGCACTTCTCGTCTCAGCTTCCCTCTTGGGCCTCTCCGGCGCCCTGATCGCCCTTTTCAATCCCTCCGGCGCCACCGTCACCATCTCCTCGGGCCTTCCCTTTGGCACCTTCGAGGCCGGCGTAGATCCCCTTTCGGGATTCTTCCTGCTCCCGATGTTCATCGTGACCGGTTGCGCGGCGCTCTACGGCGTCAGCTACTGGCCCGCCGCTGACCATGCAGGCAACTGCGGCAAGCTCACCTTCTTCCTGGGGCTTTTGGCGGCGTCGCTCACCACGCTTCTGATCGCGAAGAGCACCGTCCTCTTCCTGCTTGCCTGGGAGGTGATGGCCTTCGCTGCCTACTTCGCCCTCACCACCGAGGATGAAAAGCCCCAGGTGCGGGAGGCGGGGACCCTCTACCTCATCACGGCGCACCTGGGCGCGCTCTCTCTTTTCGCCATGTTCTCGCTGCTGAAAGGGGAAACCGGCGAGTGGCTCTTCCCCGCGGCCGGCACGCTTTCCTCACACGCCGGGGCCGCCGCGGCGATCTTTCTCACCGCCATCATCGGCTTCGGTTTCAAGGCAGGCTCGATGCCGCTGCACATCTGGCTCCCTTCGGCGCACGCCAACGCCCCGAGCCACATCTCCGCCATCCTCTCCGGCATCGTCCTGAAGACCGGGATCTACGGGATGATGCGGGTATTTTCGGCCTTTTCCGATCCCCCCCTCTGGTGGGGGGCGACGGTGCTCGTTTTGGGGCTTGTCTCAGGCGTGCTGGGGGTTGCCTTCGCCATCGCGCAGCACGACATGAAAAGGCTCCTCGCCTATCACAGCATCGAGAACATCGGCATCATCATGATGGGGATCGGCATAGCACTCATTGGGGAGAGCCAGGGGAACCCGGCATTGACGGCGCTGGGAGTTGCGGGGGCGCTGCTGCACGTGGTGAACCACGCCCTGTTCAAGGCGCTGCTCTTTCTTTCCGCCGGTTCGGTGATCCACGCCACCGGCACCAGGGAGATCGACCTGATGGGCGGGGTGGCGCGCCGCCTGCCGTACACCGCGCTCTTCTTCCTGGCAGGGGCGGTCGCGATATGCGGGCTCCCCCCCCTGAACGGCTTCGTGAGCGAGCTGATGATCTACCTGGGCTCATTTACAGCGATCAGTTCCACGGGGGGGCTCTCGGGGATGTTTCCCGCGCTCACAGCACCGGTGCTGGCGCTGGTGGGCGGGCTGGCCGTTGCCTGCTTCGTCAAGGTGTTCGGGATAGTCTTCCTGGGAGCGCCGCGTTCGCAGGCGCATGCGGGGGGGCACGAGGCGCCGGGGGGGATGCTGGCGCCGATGGGGGTGCTGGCCCTTTGCTGCGCGGCCATAGGGGTCGCGCCGGGAGTGCTCATAAGCCCCCTCAACAACGCGCTCTCCGCCTACCGCACCTCCCTGTCCGGTGAATGGATCGAGAACCTGGTACCTTTCAGCTGGATCTCGCTGCTGGCTGCGGGGCTTTTGCTGGCCGCACTGCTGGTGTCCTATCTGCTTGGGCGCCGCGCCGCGAGGCTCCCGGTTCCCTCCGGTCCCACCTGGGGCTGCGGCTATCTGAGGCCTTCGAGCTCGATGCAATACACCGCCAGTTCCTTCGGCGCTACCCTGGTGAGCTGGTTCAAGATCGTGCTCCGCCCCGAGGTGCATCGCGAGGAGGCGGCGGGGCTCTTCCCGGGGCGTGCCCGCTTGGAAAGCCACGTCCCGGAGACCGTGCTGGAGCGGATCTACCTCCCCTTCCTGGAGTACCTCTTCGAAAAGACGCTGCCGGTCCGCAGGCTGCAGCACGGCAAGCTGAACATCTACATCTTCTACACCTTCATCACCCTGGTGGTGCTTCTGGCGGCCACCAGCCAGTAAGGCTTAGGGAAATCCCCCCTGTCCCCCCCCTTCGCAAAGGGGGGGACGCTGTAGCCTCGCCTACCCTTGGCCGCAATAAGCAATCAGTGGGTTTCCTTGAACACCGGCATCACCTTGTTCAGGATCCAGAACAGGAAGAACGGGACCACCGCCACCAGCAGCGCGCCCCCCAGCCCTTCCTTGAAGGTCTCGATGCTGTCGGGCCAGACCGGGAGGGTGTAGTGCATGAAGCCGGAGAACGACGAGGAGAAGGCCTGGCCGCCGATGACCACGTTCCAGCGCATCATGAACACACCGAGGAGCACCAGCGCCGTCCCAAGGATGGCGCGCCGGATGGTTAGCCCCGGCACGAGGAACAACACCAGGGGGACCAGGTTCCCCAGCCCGTACTGCACCACGAAGATGTTCACGAAATCCCGCTCGTAGATGACGCTTCTCAGGATGTCCCACGATTTCACCGCAGTGTACCCCCGGAAAACCAGGTCGAGCAGCTCCAGCGTGATGGCGGCGACCATGAACATGAGCAGGTAGCGCGAGGTCATCACCACCACCTGGCTCTCGGCGCTCTTCAGCTCCTCCTTGCTGGGGAGCTCCGGGCGCCTGGCCGCCAGCGCCTTCCTGATCTCCATGGTGATGATGTAGGTGAGGATGCAGAGCGCGATCCCCGAGACCACGGCGGAGCAGATGAAGATGACCGGCATGAGCGGCGTCATCCAGAGTGCGTTGGCCTTAACCGAGCCGAAGATGAACCCGGCGTAGCCGTGCAGGAAGCAGGCGACCGGAATCCCCGCGGCGGCCAGCTTCTTCACCGCACGCTCGTCCGCCTCCAGCGCCTCGTGGCTCACGTCGTAAGCCCCCATGGTGAGCGCGGAGAAAAGCAGATAAGCGAACTGTTCCCCCGGAGTGCGCCGCTCCTTCTCTTTCAGGCTCAAGGCCGTTTCGACGAAGTGCTTGCGGTAGACGAACCAGAGCTCGGAGGCGACGATCATGCCGTAGGTGGTAAAGACGATGCCGAAGGCGGCGATGGCCGAGGTGAAGTGCGGCGTCAGCATCACCTCGATCCCCCTTAGCGGCTGCTGCAGGTGCAGCATGAGGGGGAGCATGGCGACCGGCAGCAGCGCGAAGGAAAAGACCAGCGAGAAGCGGGCGATACCCTTCAGCTGCTTGACCCCGAAGACGTGGTACAGCGAGGAGAGCACGAAGGCGCCGGCCACGAGGCCGGTCATGAAGGGGTACATCACGATCTGGATGGTCCAGTAGATGTATTCGTTCGGGTAGGTGAAGAATTCTTTGAGGGTCCAGGCCTCTCCGTGCACCATCATGGCTACTTCACCTCCTTGGAAAGTCCCAGGTAGAACACCTGCGGCTTGGTGCCGTACTCCTCTTTGAGCACGTTGACCCGTTCGGTCATGATCACCTTGGTGACAGGATCCTCCGGGTCCCTCAGGTTCCCGATGCGCCTGGCGCCGAAGGCGCAGCTATCAACGCAGGCGGTCTGCATCCCCTTGCTGATCCGGTGGTAGCAGAAGTTGCACTTGTCTGCCACGTGGTGGACCGGGTGAAAGAAGCGGACCCCGTAGGGACACCCCATGATGCAGTAGCCGCAGCCGATGCACCACTTACGGTCAACGAGCACCACCCCGTCCTCGGTCTGGTAGGTCGCCCCCACAGGGCAGACCTGGACGCAGGGGGGATTGTCGCACTGGTTGCAGAGTTTGGGGACGAAGAAGGCCTTCTCGATATCCTCGTCGCGTACCTCCTCGAGTTTCCCGTGTCCGATCTCGATCCCCTTTTCGGGGAAGCCGTCGCGCGCCCCCTTTGGTGAGTCGATGTGGGTCTTGCCGTCGCTGGTGACCAGGTAGCGCTCCACCCAGGTGCGGGTCACGTTGGCGTCGTAGGGTATCTCGTTCTCCACCTTGCATCCCTTGACGCAGAAGCCGCAGCCGACGCATTTGCGGGTGTCGACCAGAAAGACCCAGCGCGCCCCTTTTTCATCCTTCTCGGCCAGAAGCCGCTTCGGGTCGAAGAGCTCCAGGGCCGAGAGCGGGAGCGCGAGCCCCCCGGCGACGAGCAACGTCTTCTTGCAGAAAGATCTCCTGTTCATCATCTCTGGTGCCCCTCCTTCCTCGGGTCGTGCGGCCAATGACAGGTGACGCAGTCAAGGCCCACGTGGTGCGTCTTGGGATCGACCCCTTTCATCACCCCGCGGCTGCTGCTGGGATAGGGGAGGCGGGTGTGGCAGCGGGCGCAGAGCTCGCGGCTGCGGTCGATGTTGAGGGAGCGCGGGTCTTCCGGGTGGTTCAGCGCCGGGCCGTGGCAGTTCTCGCAGTTGATGTTGCGGTGCGGGGACTCTTTCATCTCGTCGTACTTGTCCCGGTGGCACTCCATGCAGTAGCCCGCGGTCCTGTACTTCACCTTCACCTCTTTCCACTGCTGCTCGTTTCCGGCGCGGTGCCAGCCGTACATGTAGCCGCGTGGCCCGATGCCGAAATCCGCCGGGACCAGGACCTTCCTGGCCACAAGCACCAGGGCCACTACCACCAGCACCACGTAGAGGGGGCGCCAAACATGATTATTCACAGCCGTTCCTCCATAAATTTGTCACGGGAGCCTTCCATGCCATCTAGGCTTGCGAAAATTCTAAAGTAGTATAACACTGTTCTCAATGTCTCGTCGTTTTACTTCTAATGATAACTGTTGTCGGCGTTAAAACAAGTAACTTGAGGCATATTGTCTTACAGTATTGTTTTACCGAGCCCTTTAATATTAGAAATCTTTTTTTGACAAATCAGTTTGCAGGGAGTATGTTGAGCCTTTCGTAGGCCCCTGGGGCCGCCATAGGCCGGTCCGCGCCGTGCCACCACCGCTGTCACGCAGTAACTTTTTCGCTCCCCTTTCCGGACCGGGCACGCCTGGTCGCGGGAGAGGTTGAAACTTGATGAGAGAATCCCGCTCCCCATGGAGCGGCGTGACGATCCGTTTCGAAAGGATTGGCTATGTTTTTTGACATGTTGCGGGACCCCGCCGTCTTGGTCCTCTGCGCCATAACTCTTGCCGGCTGCTCCGGATTTCCAGGGCTTTTGCTAAGGCACGGCCCGCTAGGACAGCGAGTAGCCTCGGCAGCCGCGCTGCTCTCCTCGCTCATTGCGTTACCGTCGCTCATCTATCTGCTCTTCTGGCGACAAACATCCAGCTTCACCCTCGACTGGAACCTCCCTTTCGGCCCCTGCGAAATCGCTCTAGACCCTCTCTCTGCATTCTTCCTGATCCCCATCTTCCTTGTCTTCCCGGCAGGCTCACTCTACGCCCTGGGTTACTGGCCCGCAGTCTCCCGTAGCACCTCGGAAAGGAGTGTCACCTTCTTCTACGGCCTTCTTGCCTGCGCCATGGCGCTGGTGGTGGTGGCCAGAAACGGCGCACTGTTCATGATCGCCTGGGAGGTGATGGCGCTTTCCGGCTACTTCCTGCTGGTGGCCGAGCACGCCGAGGAAGAGGTGAGGGGGGCGGGGACGGTGTACCTGGTGGCAAGCCACCTGGGGGCTGCAGCCCTGATGGTTCTCTTCTCGACGCTGCTTCTTTCCACCGGCGCCTTTCAGTTCCCGGCTGCCTGCTCGCTGCAGCTCTCTGCCGGGCTTTCCGCCCTCGTGTTTTGCGCCGCCCTGGCCGGCTTCGGTTCCAAGGCGGGTCTCATGCCTTTGCACATCTGGCTCCCCTCCGCCCACGCCAACGCCCCGAGCCACGTATCCGCGATTCTCTCCGGTGTGATGCTGAAGGTCGGCATCTACGGCATTTTGCGGGTCATCTCCTTTTTCCCCCATCCCCCCCTCTGGTGGGGCGCGCTTCTCACCGCTGCCGGCCTCACCTCGGCCCTCATGGGTATCTGCATCGCCTCGGCGCAAAAGGACATCAAGCGCCTTTTGGCCTACAGCAGCATTGAGAACCTCGGCATCATCTGCACCGGCATCGGCGTCTACCTACTCGCCGCGGCAAGCGGCAACCGGCTGCTTGCCTACCTGGGGCTCGCCGCCGCTCTCTTTCACGTCTTGAACCACGCCATCTTCAAGCCGCTGCTCTTCTTCTCGGCCGGGAGCGTGATCCATGCCGCCGGCACCCGCGAGCTCGACCGCATGGGGGGGCTCGCCAAGCGCATGCCGAAGACCGCTTTCCTCTCGCTTTGCGGGGCTGTCGCCATCTGCGGTCTACCCCCATTCAACGGCTTTGCCAGCGAAATGCTCTTGTACCTAGGCTTCTTCGGAGAGGCGCAGGCAGGGGCGCCTTACCTCGCCCTGGGCGCGCCGGTGCTGGCGCTCGTCGGCGGGGTCGCCGTGATCAGCTTCGTGAAGCTCTACGGCATCGCCTTTTTGGGAGCACCGCGCACCGAAGGCTCCGCCCAAAGCCACGAGGCACCCTTCAGCATGCTGGCCCCTATGGGGCTCTTGGCTCTGCTCGCTATGCTCGGCGGGCTCTTCCCGCAGCTGTTCCTGGCACTGGTAAACCCGGCGCTTGCGGCACTGGCCGGGCCGGGCGCCGACGCCGTGGCGCTGCCAATCGCGCCGGTCTGGTTCGCGGTCGCCGGAGGGTGCCTGCTCCTTTTGTCCGTGGCGCTGTTTCTCTTCCTCAAGGGGAGGTCGAAGGCGGTTTCCGCAGCCACCGGACCGACCTGGGGGTGCGGCTATCTCCGTCCTGCTGCCAGCATTCAGTACACCGGGAGTTCCTTCGGCGCCCTGTTCGGCTCCCTTGCAGCGCCGGTGATCCGCACGCGCATCTGGGCGGGAAAGGTGACCGGCGTGGCCCCGGCCGCAACGAAACTCAGCTACACCCCGGAGGAGACCGTGCTGCAGCGGATCTTGCTGCCGGCCATAAGCATCATAGGCGTAGGTTTTGCCTTCGTGCGGCGCCTGCAGCATGGCGAGGTGCACGTCTACATCCTCTACATCTTCGCCACGCTGTTGCTGCTGATGTTGTGGGTGCATTAGGATAAAAATTCCCTCTCCCTGGAGGGGGGAGGCCAGGAGGGGGTTGCTGTGTTCCGGCTTGCGCCCCCTCTCTAACCCTCACCTCCGGGGGAGGGGACGATAGCAGTGCAATTGATTAGGTTCAGGAGACTCGACATGATCGACACGCTCTTACATGTGGTGCTGGTCTTAGCCATGCCCCCGCTGCTCTTGGGGGTGATCGGCAAGACCAAGGCGGCCTTCGCCGGCCGGGTGGGGGCGCCGTTTCTGCAGCCCTACTACGACCTGTCGCGGCTGATGCGCAAGGGGGTGGTCATCTCCGACACGACCACCTGGATCTTCCGTGCCGGCCCCGCGGTCACCCTGGCGGCCACGCTCTTCGCGGCGCTCCTGGTGCCGCTCGGCAAGCACGCCGCACCGGTCTCCTTCGAGGGGGACATGATCCTCTTCGCCTATCTCTTCGCCCTGGGGCGCTTCTTTACCACGGTCGCCGCCCTCGATACCGGCTCCAGCTTCGAGGGTATGGGGGCGGCCCGCGAGGTCACCTTCTCCTGCCTCGCCGAGCCGGCCCTCTTCTTCGCCCTGATCACACTGACCAGGCTCTCCGGGACCATGAGCCTGACGCCTATGCTGAACCACGTCACCTCCCCGGTGTGGCTTGCCGCCGGCGCCTCGCTGATACTGCTTCTGGCCGGGCTCTTCGTGGTCCTTTTGGCGGAGAACTGCCGCATCCCGTTCGACGACCCCAACACGCACCTTGAGCTAACCATGATCCACGAGGTGATGGTGCTCGACCACAGCGGCCCCTATTTCGGCTGCATCCTCTACGGCGCGGCGCTGAAGCTCTACCTTCTGGGCGCGCTCTTTGTGAACATCGCCGTCCCATTCGCCTCGGGAAACACCCTTGTCGACTGGGCCCTCTTCGCGCTCTCCATGCTGGTACTGGCCGTCGCCATCGGCGTGGTGGAATCGGTGATGGCGCGCCTGAGGCTGATCCGCGTGCCGCAGCTTCTGGTGGCGGCGATGATACTGACCGCCTTTTCCCTGGTACTGGTAGTGAGGTGACGAGATGAACTCCCTGGCCGACCAATTCCTGGTGCTCTGCCTGCTTTTGAACTTCGCGGTCCTTGGGACCAGCAGGCTCAACTTCTCCGTGCGCGCGGTGGCGCTGCAGGGGGTGCTTTTGGGCGTTCTCCCGGCGCTGGTGCACCCGATCTCCTGGCATCTTGCCTTCATCGTGGTGAGCATCGTGCTGGTGAAGGGGGCGCTGATCCCGTTCCTGATCATCCGGGCCATCAAGAGGGCCGAGATCGAGCGGGAGTTCCAGCCCTTCATCGGCTACATCCCCTCGCTGGTTTTGGGGGCGCTTTTCACCACGCTCGCCTTCATCTTCGCGGCGAAGCTGCCGCTTGCTCCCGAGCACTCGGGGCTCCTGGTGGTCCCGGCGTCGCTTGCGACCCTCATGTGCGGGTTCCTGGTCCTCATGGGAAGGCGCAAGGCGATCTCGCAGGTCTTGGGGTACCTCCTCATGGAAAACGGGATCTTCCTGTTCGGCCTCCTTCTGGCCGACGCCATGCCGGTCATGGTCGAGGCGGGGGCGCTTTTGGACCTCCTGGTCGGCATCTTCGTCATGGGGATCGTCATCAATCACATAAGCCGCGAGTTCTCGAGCATCGACACCTCGAGGCTCAGCGCGCTCAGGGAGGAATAACGACATGATGTGGGCCCTGGTCCTTCTCCCCCTTGCGGGGGCCCTGATCGCCTGGCTGATCCCCGACAACAGGAAGCGCCCCCTGGTGCTGCCGGTCTTCGCGCTGGCGCAGCTTTTCCTGGTAGGGGCGCTGCTGATCGACACCCCCCCGGTCTCTCCGGCCGGCTGGATCCTGCTCGACCCGCTGGGGAAGCTCGCCCTTTTGAGCAATAGCGTCCTCTTCGCGGTCTGCGCCTTCTACGCGGTGGGTTATCTCGCCTACCGCAGGAGGCGTCAAAACCGGGTCCTTTGCGCGGCGCTCCTGGTCTGCCTCTCGGCCATGACCCTGGTCGCCATCTCGCAGCACCTGGGGCTTCTCTGGATCGCCCTTGAGGCGACTACCCTCACCATGGCGCCCTTGATCTATTTCAACCACAACGCCCGCTCCATCGAGGCCACCTGGAAGTACCTGCTGATCTGCTCGGTGGGGATCGCCATCGCGCTTTTGGGGCTCTTCTTCCTCGCCTATTCCACCATAGTGGCCAAGCAGGACGTGACGCTTTTGCTCCCTTCGCTCATCTCCGACGCCGCGGCGCTCCACCCCGGCTGGCGCCATGCGGCCTTCATCTTCCTTCTGGTCGGATTCGGCTCGAAGATGGGGCTTGCCCCGCTGCACACCTGGAAGCCGGACGCCTACGGCGAGGCGCCTGGGCTTGTTGGTGCGCTTCTGGCGGGGGGGTTGGTGAACTGCGCTCTCCTGGCGCTTTTGAGGGTGTACCAGATCGCCGTCGCCTCGACCGAGGGCGCCCTGTTCCAGAACGTGCTCCTCGTCATGGGGCTCGTCTCCATGGCCTTCGCCGCCGTCTTCATGGCTCGGCAAAGCGACTTCAAGAGGATGCTCGCCTATTCGAGCGTCGAGCACATAGGGATCATCACCGTGGCGCTCGGACTGGGGAAGGGCGCGCTCTTCGCGGGACTTCTGCACATGATCAACAACTCGATGACCAAGGGGGTGCTCTTTCTCTCCTGCGGCAACATCCACCGGGCCTATAACTCCAAGAGCACCGCGGCTGTGCGCGGGGCGCTCAGGCGCACCCCCTGGTCGGGGGCGCTGTTTCTGGCGGCTTTCCTCGCCATCACCGGATCGCCCCCTTTCTCCCCATTCGTGAGCGAGTTCCTCATCGTCTCCTCCGCTTTCGTAGAGGGTAACTTCTGGACCGGCGCGCTCTTTCTCGTCTTCCTGGCGCTGATCTTCATCGGCATGGCCTCCACGGTGCTTCCCGTTGTGCTGGGCGAAGTGCCGGCCGACCTCGAGAGGACCAGGTACCGCGACGCGCTCCCGACGGTGCTTCCCCCCCTGCTGCTCATGGGCATCGTCCTGATGATGGGGCTCTGGCTCCCGGCGCCCCTGCAGCAACTGCTGCGTGACGCGGCCGGGCAACTGGGAGGTGGCGCATGACGCCGGGTCTGCTCTTCACTCAAAACGGGAGCGCGGTCAACCGCAACGAGATACCTGAGCATTCGGGCGAGCGCTTCCTGGAGACGCTCGTTTCAGCCATCCAAGGGGGATGGCGGGTGGTTTCCTACTTCGGAGCTCCTGAGGCCCACTTGGTGAGGCTTTACTGCATCCTCTCCTTCAAAAGCCACGCGGCGCTTGGCATCATGAGCACCGCCGTCAGCGGCAAGAGCTTCCCCTCGCTGGTCGCGGAAGCCCCACAGCTGCACCTGTTCGAGCGCGAGATCGCCGAGCAGTTCGGCATCTCGTTCGAGGGGCACCCCTGGCTGAAGCCGGTCCGGTTTGCGGCGCCTCTCGCCTCGACCTCCGCGGTTCCCCCGAGGGCCCCCGAGAAGGTCGGGGTGATGGATTTCTACCGCGTGGCGGGCGACGAGGTGCACGAGGTGGCTGTCGGGCCTGTGCATGCGGGGATCATCGAGCCGGGGCATTTCCGCTTCCAGTGCTTCGGCGAGGAGGTGCTGCACCTGGAGATCTCGCTCGGCTACCAGCATCGCGGCGTCGAGCGCATGGTGCTCGGGCGACCTGGGCTGCGCACCCTGAAGTGCATGGAGACCGTAGCCGGGGACACCACCATCGGCCACGGCACCGCCTATGCCATGGCGATGGAAGCGCTTTGCGGGGTGCGGGTCCCGGCCAAGGCCGAGGCGATCCGCGGCATCGCGCTCGAGCTGGAGCGCCTGGCGAACCACACCGGGGACCTGGGCGCCATAGCCGGCGACGTCGGCTACCTTCCCACCGCTTCGTTCTGCGGCAGGATCCGCGGCGACTTCCTGAACATGAGCGCCGAGCTCTGCGGCAGCCGCTTCGGGCGCGGGCTTGTGACCCCGGGCGGGGTCCAGTTCGACGTGGGGAGGGAACTGGCCGAGAAGCTGAGAAAGAGGATCGACGTGGCGCGCCGTGAGGTGACGAACGCCGTTGACCTCCTCTGGGACAGTCCCTCGGTGATGGGGAGGCTGGAGGGGACCGGGGTGGTGAGCGAGAAGGACGCGCTGGATCTGGGGCTGGTAGGACCTGCGGCCAGGGCCAGCGGACTTAACCGCGACATCCGCCGGGACCACCCCTTCGGCATCTACAACGTGGCTCAGCTCCCGGTGGAAACAGCGAAGGGGGGGGACGTCTATGCCCGCACCCTGGTGCGCTGGCTGGAGATAGAGAAGTCGCTCCACTTCATAGAGGAGCAGCTGGCTCAGCTTCCCGGAGGTAGCATCGCCTCGCCCGCGGCGCAGGTCGGGGGAGACCAGATGGCGCTCTCCCTGGTCGAGGGGTGGCGCGGCGAGGTCTGCCATGTCGCGCTTACCGACGGGCGCGGGGAGTTGGAGCGCTACAAGATCACCGACCCCTCCTTCCACAACTGGAGCGGACTCGCCATGGCGCTGCGCGGGGGGCAGATATCCGACTTCCCGCTCTGCAACAAGAGCTTCAACCTCTCCTACTGCGGGTTCGACCTTTAGCACCTCTGCCGCGCCGCGTGCATGCGGCGCGGCAGTTCGAGATCAAACAGGAGTTGCATCATGTTCAAGGCCATCATCGCACGCTGCAAGCAGGGGCACCGCACCATGGCTTACCCCAGGGAGCCTCTCTCCCTGCCGGAGCGCTTCCGCGGTTACCCGGAGCTAAAGGGCGGGCTCTGCCCGGACGAGTGCCGGATCTGCGCCGACGCCTGCCCGGTCGGGGCGCTCAGCTGCCAGCCCGAGCTTTCGCTTGATCTCGGCAAATGCCTCTTCTGCCCCGAGTGCGCAAATGCCTGCCCCCACGGCGCCATCAGCCACACAGCCGACGCGATGTTGGCCGCGAACAACCGGGAGGATCTGGTAATCAGGCCCGGGGACGAGCACCGGCTGGCACAGGCGCTTGAGGCGAAGATGCTGTCGCTTTTCGGCCGGTCGCTCAAGTTCCGCTCGGTGGTAGCCGGCGGCTGCAACGCCTGTGAGGCCGACACCAACGTCCTCTCCACCATCGGCTGGGACATCGGGCGCTTCGGCATCCAGTTCGTCGCCTCACCGAGGCACGCAGACGGTCTCTGGGTCACCGGACCCGTAACCGAGCACATGCGGGAGGCGCTCCTCATGACCTACGAGGCGATCCCGGCGCCGAAGATTGTGGTCGCCTGCGGGGCCTGCGCCATCGGCGGCGGTCCCTTCCGCGGCTCGCCTGAGGCCCACGACGGCGTCGAGGGGATACTGCCGGTCGATCTCTTCATCCCGGGGTGTCCGCCGCACCCGGTCACCATCCTTGACGGTCTGCTGAGGCTCCTGGACCGGATGCCCTAGCCCTAAGCGACAAAACTGCAGCCGCGGCGCGCTGCGTACCGGAAGCTGGAAAGGGGAGGGCGACAAACGCCTGGAAGCTTGTGGAACCGCATGCTTTGAGGTAGTATCCGAATTTCCGATGT from Citrifermentans bremense harbors:
- a CDS encoding proton-conducting transporter transmembrane domain-containing protein encodes the protein MIFSGEPATCIYLLLLAVACQAFSGLPLLFIPGSDRAQRLSAALLVSASLLGLSGALIALFNPSGATVTISSGLPFGTFEAGVDPLSGFFLLPMFIVTGCAALYGVSYWPAADHAGNCGKLTFFLGLLAASLTTLLIAKSTVLFLLAWEVMAFAAYFALTTEDEKPQVREAGTLYLITAHLGALSLFAMFSLLKGETGEWLFPAAGTLSSHAGAAAAIFLTAIIGFGFKAGSMPLHIWLPSAHANAPSHISAILSGIVLKTGIYGMMRVFSAFSDPPLWWGATVLVLGLVSGVLGVAFAIAQHDMKRLLAYHSIENIGIIMMGIGIALIGESQGNPALTALGVAGALLHVVNHALFKALLFLSAGSVIHATGTREIDLMGGVARRLPYTALFFLAGAVAICGLPPLNGFVSELMIYLGSFTAISSTGGLSGMFPALTAPVLALVGGLAVACFVKVFGIVFLGAPRSQAHAGGHEAPGGMLAPMGVLALCCAAIGVAPGVLISPLNNALSAYRTSLSGEWIENLVPFSWISLLAAGLLLAALLVSYLLGRRAARLPVPSGPTWGCGYLRPSSSMQYTASSFGATLVSWFKIVLRPEVHREEAAGLFPGRARLESHVPETVLERIYLPFLEYLFEKTLPVRRLQHGKLNIYIFYTFITLVVLLAATSQ
- the nrfD gene encoding NrfD/PsrC family molybdoenzyme membrane anchor subunit; translation: MVHGEAWTLKEFFTYPNEYIYWTIQIVMYPFMTGLVAGAFVLSSLYHVFGVKQLKGIARFSLVFSFALLPVAMLPLMLHLQQPLRGIEVMLTPHFTSAIAAFGIVFTTYGMIVASELWFVYRKHFVETALSLKEKERRTPGEQFAYLLFSALTMGAYDVSHEALEADERAVKKLAAAGIPVACFLHGYAGFIFGSVKANALWMTPLMPVIFICSAVVSGIALCILTYIITMEIRKALAARRPELPSKEELKSAESQVVVMTSRYLLMFMVAAITLELLDLVFRGYTAVKSWDILRSVIYERDFVNIFVVQYGLGNLVPLVLFLVPGLTIRRAILGTALVLLGVFMMRWNVVIGGQAFSSSFSGFMHYTLPVWPDSIETFKEGLGGALLVAVVPFFLFWILNKVMPVFKETH
- a CDS encoding 4Fe-4S dicluster domain-containing protein, whose translation is MMNRRSFCKKTLLVAGGLALPLSALELFDPKRLLAEKDEKGARWVFLVDTRKCVGCGFCVKGCKVENEIPYDANVTRTWVERYLVTSDGKTHIDSPKGARDGFPEKGIEIGHGKLEEVRDEDIEKAFFVPKLCNQCDNPPCVQVCPVGATYQTEDGVVLVDRKWCIGCGYCIMGCPYGVRFFHPVHHVADKCNFCYHRISKGMQTACVDSCAFGARRIGNLRDPEDPVTKVIMTERVNVLKEEYGTKPQVFYLGLSKEVK
- a CDS encoding cytochrome c3 family protein, with amino-acid sequence MNNHVWRPLYVVLVVVALVLVARKVLVPADFGIGPRGYMYGWHRAGNEQQWKEVKVKYRTAGYCMECHRDKYDEMKESPHRNINCENCHGPALNHPEDPRSLNIDRSRELCARCHTRLPYPSSSRGVMKGVDPKTHHVGLDCVTCHWPHDPRKEGHQR
- a CDS encoding proton-conducting transporter transmembrane domain-containing protein, producing the protein MFFDMLRDPAVLVLCAITLAGCSGFPGLLLRHGPLGQRVASAAALLSSLIALPSLIYLLFWRQTSSFTLDWNLPFGPCEIALDPLSAFFLIPIFLVFPAGSLYALGYWPAVSRSTSERSVTFFYGLLACAMALVVVARNGALFMIAWEVMALSGYFLLVAEHAEEEVRGAGTVYLVASHLGAAALMVLFSTLLLSTGAFQFPAACSLQLSAGLSALVFCAALAGFGSKAGLMPLHIWLPSAHANAPSHVSAILSGVMLKVGIYGILRVISFFPHPPLWWGALLTAAGLTSALMGICIASAQKDIKRLLAYSSIENLGIICTGIGVYLLAAASGNRLLAYLGLAAALFHVLNHAIFKPLLFFSAGSVIHAAGTRELDRMGGLAKRMPKTAFLSLCGAVAICGLPPFNGFASEMLLYLGFFGEAQAGAPYLALGAPVLALVGGVAVISFVKLYGIAFLGAPRTEGSAQSHEAPFSMLAPMGLLALLAMLGGLFPQLFLALVNPALAALAGPGADAVALPIAPVWFAVAGGCLLLLSVALFLFLKGRSKAVSAATGPTWGCGYLRPAASIQYTGSSFGALFGSLAAPVIRTRIWAGKVTGVAPAATKLSYTPEETVLQRILLPAISIIGVGFAFVRRLQHGEVHVYILYIFATLLLLMLWVH
- a CDS encoding respiratory chain complex I subunit 1 family protein; translation: MIDTLLHVVLVLAMPPLLLGVIGKTKAAFAGRVGAPFLQPYYDLSRLMRKGVVISDTTTWIFRAGPAVTLAATLFAALLVPLGKHAAPVSFEGDMILFAYLFALGRFFTTVAALDTGSSFEGMGAAREVTFSCLAEPALFFALITLTRLSGTMSLTPMLNHVTSPVWLAAGASLILLLAGLFVVLLAENCRIPFDDPNTHLELTMIHEVMVLDHSGPYFGCILYGAALKLYLLGALFVNIAVPFASGNTLVDWALFALSMLVLAVAIGVVESVMARLRLIRVPQLLVAAMILTAFSLVLVVR
- a CDS encoding hydrogenase; protein product: MNSLADQFLVLCLLLNFAVLGTSRLNFSVRAVALQGVLLGVLPALVHPISWHLAFIVVSIVLVKGALIPFLIIRAIKRAEIEREFQPFIGYIPSLVLGALFTTLAFIFAAKLPLAPEHSGLLVVPASLATLMCGFLVLMGRRKAISQVLGYLLMENGIFLFGLLLADAMPVMVEAGALLDLLVGIFVMGIVINHISREFSSIDTSRLSALREE